A genomic window from Bacillus rossius redtenbacheri isolate Brsri chromosome 7, Brsri_v3, whole genome shotgun sequence includes:
- the LOC134533808 gene encoding ribosomal RNA-processing protein 8 isoform X1, translating into MAGIFEAPKWDVDASSENLNRKVFGQDSRKLSKNREKRKKKGGISQNINKVFPHSAEQFQTSYSASKNINDKVKHKTFGLVKNKPEKQTDQVIDIKQQSNKRKKKLRKKRKVGDSYVHINSENVKETSKNQLQLPKNIVQRSGKKINISASEIFPKTNSLNALKRKMCAVSAEFESDLVPAKKQMVGKSDEFDLRSKKRKNKFQKTFKRNVTATTHTNSSQKVKLGLSQKDLKGIVNKAFSANSSMHGDSVNCNDQVSKKKKHKRDSRKQKDLKGIVNEGFSANLSVHADSVNYNDHVSKKKKCKRDSWNQKDSKGIVNEAFSVESSLQEDSFDPNHDVPSEIKAKKYPQKKNSIGIVNEAFSAESSFQSDNTFQYSLQMPKQEKGKKYQQKQNSGGIVNEAFSANSSIRDDSFDGRVPKKKKPTRNLEEQKNSKGIANDVFSAESSLQDDTTSRTHQILEQSKAKRDLQIEKSKGKTNEEFREHQLSQEESKPVNCIVDNPKSKKRLRVASLRERMMAKLKASRFRYLNEQIYTSESTEIHKYFANDKNAFKAYHEAFQNQVTQWPLNPLDRIINALKKKPETLVIADLGCGDARLARSLSNVVHSFDVAALSEEVTVCDMAHTPLKGDSVDVVVFCLSLMSTNLSDYLLEANRILKVGGLMKIAEVESRFEDVNKFIQCLKKYGFSSKRKDFSNNMFYFLDFKKDSKPAKRNTLPPVTLKPCRYKKR; encoded by the exons gattCAAGGAAGCTTTCAAAAAAtagagaaaaaagaaaaaagaagggAGGTATATCACAAAATATCAACAAAGTATTTCCACACAGTGCAGAGCAGTTTCAAACCTCATACTCTGCATCTAAAAACATAAATGATAAAGTCAAGCATAAAACATTTGGACTCGTGAAAAATAAACCAGAAAAACAAACTGATCAGGTTATTGACATAAAGCAGCAAAgcaacaaaagaaagaaaaaattgagGAAAAAGCGAAAAGTTGGTGATagttatgtacatattaattCTGAAAATGTAAAAGAAACGTCAAAAAATCAGCTTCAGCTTCCGAAAAACATAGTGCAaagatctggaaaaaaaattaacatcagtGCAAGTGAAATATTTCCGAAAACAAATAGTCTGAatgctttaaaaagaaaaatgtgTGCTGTTTCAGCTGAATTCGAAAGTGACCTAGTGCCAGCTAAAAAACAAATGGTTGGAAAATCAGATGAATTTGATTTGagaagtaaaaaaagaaaaaataaatttcagaaaacatttaaaagaaaTGTGACAGCGACCACACACACTAATTCTTCGCAAAAAGTTAAACTAGGACTTTCACAAAAGGATTTGAAGGGAATTGTGAATAAAGCATTTAGTGCAAATTCAAGTATGCATGGTGATTCAGTTAATTGTAATGACCAAGTGtctaaaaaaaagaagcacaagcGGGATTCACGGAAACAGAAGGATTTGAAGGGAATTGTGAATGAAGGATTTAGTGCAAATTTAAGTGTGCATGCTGATTCAGTGAATTATAATGACCATGTGTCTAAAAAAAAGAAGTGCAAGCGGGATTCATGGAATCAGAAGGATTCCAAGGGAATTGTAAATGAAGCATTTAGTGTAGAGTCAAGTTTACAAGAAGATTCATTTGATCCTAACCATGATGTACCTAGTGAAATTAAAGCCAAGAAATATCCACAGAAAAAAAACTCAATAGGAATTGTGAATGAAGCATTTAGTGCTGAATCAAGTTTTCAAAGTGATAATACATTTCAGTATAGCCTTCAAATGCCTAAGCAAGAGAAAGGCAAGAAATATCAACAAAAGCAGAACTCTGGGGGAATTGTGAATGAAGCATTTAGTGCAAACTCAAGTATACGTGATGATTCATTTGATGGCCGAGTGCCCAAGAAAAAGAAACCCACTCGAAATCTAGAGGAACAGAAGAATTCCAAAGGCATTGCAAATGATGTATTCAGTGCTGAATCAAGTTTACAAGATGACACAACTTCTCGCACTCATCAAATCCTCGAACAATCGAAAGCCAAGCGAGACCTTCAGATTGAAAAATCCAAGGGGAAAACGAATGAAGAATTCAGAGAACACCAGCTTTCACAAGAGGAATCGAAACCCGTGAATTGTATTGTAGATAATCCAAAGTCAAAAAAGAGGCTACGTGTGGCTTCACTAAGAGAACGGATGATGGCAAAACTGAAGGCGTCTAGATTCAG gtATCTGAATGAACAGATATATACGTCTGAAAGTACTGAGATTCACAAGTATTTTGCAAATGACAAAAATGCATTTAAAGCATACCATGAAGCCTTCCAGAATCAGGTTACTCAGTGGCCCTTAAATCCTCTCGACAGAATCATCAAtgcattgaaaaaaaa GCCAGAGACTTTAGTGATTGCAGACTTGGGTTGTGGCGATGCGCGCCTAGCCCGCTCTCTCTCGAATGTGGTGCACTCCTTCGACGTTGCGGCTCTGTCTGAGGAAGTGACGGTGTGCGACATGGCCCACACCCCGCTGAAGGGCGACAGCGTGGACGTGGTGGTCTTCTGCTTGTCGCTGATGAGCACCAACCTCTCCGACTACCTTCTGGAGGCCAACCGCATCCTGAAAGTCGG tgGCCTGATGAAAATTGCTGAAGTAGAAAGTCGATTCGAAGATGTAAATAAATTCATACAATGTCTGAAGAAATACGGGTTCAGCAGTAAACGGAAGGATTTCTCAAACAACATGTTCTACTTCCTGGACTTTAAGAAAGACAGCAAACCAGCAAAGAGAAATACCCTGCCTCCAGTTACTTTGAAACCATGCCGCTACAAAAAACGGTGA
- the LOC134533808 gene encoding ribosomal RNA-processing protein 8 isoform X3 — protein MIADLGCGDARLARSLSNVVHSFDVAALSEEVTVCDMAHTPLKGDSVDVVVFCLSLMSTNLSDYLLEANRILKVGGLMKIAEVESRFEDVNKFIQCLKKYGFSSKRKDFSNNMFYFLDFKKDSKPAKRNTLPPVTLKPCRYKKR, from the exons a TGATTGCAGACTTGGGTTGTGGCGATGCGCGCCTAGCCCGCTCTCTCTCGAATGTGGTGCACTCCTTCGACGTTGCGGCTCTGTCTGAGGAAGTGACGGTGTGCGACATGGCCCACACCCCGCTGAAGGGCGACAGCGTGGACGTGGTGGTCTTCTGCTTGTCGCTGATGAGCACCAACCTCTCCGACTACCTTCTGGAGGCCAACCGCATCCTGAAAGTCGG tgGCCTGATGAAAATTGCTGAAGTAGAAAGTCGATTCGAAGATGTAAATAAATTCATACAATGTCTGAAGAAATACGGGTTCAGCAGTAAACGGAAGGATTTCTCAAACAACATGTTCTACTTCCTGGACTTTAAGAAAGACAGCAAACCAGCAAAGAGAAATACCCTGCCTCCAGTTACTTTGAAACCATGCCGCTACAAAAAACGGTGA
- the LOC134533808 gene encoding uncharacterized protein LOC134533808 isoform X2 yields the protein MAGIFEAPKWDVDASSENLNRKVFGQDSRKLSKNREKRKKKGGISQNINKVFPHSAEQFQTSYSASKNINDKVKHKTFGLVKNKPEKQTDQVIDIKQQSNKRKKKLRKKRKVGDSYVHINSENVKETSKNQLQLPKNIVQRSGKKINISASEIFPKTNSLNALKRKMCAVSAEFESDLVPAKKQMVGKSDEFDLRSKKRKNKFQKTFKRNVTATTHTNSSQKVKLGLSQKDLKGIVNKAFSANSSMHGDSVNCNDQVSKKKKHKRDSRKQKDLKGIVNEGFSANLSVHADSVNYNDHVSKKKKCKRDSWNQKDSKGIVNEAFSVESSLQEDSFDPNHDVPSEIKAKKYPQKKNSIGIVNEAFSAESSFQSDNTFQYSLQMPKQEKGKKYQQKQNSGGIVNEAFSANSSIRDDSFDGRVPKKKKPTRNLEEQKNSKGIANDVFSAESSLQDDTTSRTHQILEQSKAKRDLQIEKSKGKTNEEFREHQLSQEESKPVNCIVDNPKSKKRLRVASLRERMMAKLKASRFRYLNEQIYTSESTEIHKYFANDKNAFKAYHEAFQNQVTQWPLNPLDRIINALKKNDCRLGLWRCAPSPLSLECGALLRRCGSV from the exons gattCAAGGAAGCTTTCAAAAAAtagagaaaaaagaaaaaagaagggAGGTATATCACAAAATATCAACAAAGTATTTCCACACAGTGCAGAGCAGTTTCAAACCTCATACTCTGCATCTAAAAACATAAATGATAAAGTCAAGCATAAAACATTTGGACTCGTGAAAAATAAACCAGAAAAACAAACTGATCAGGTTATTGACATAAAGCAGCAAAgcaacaaaagaaagaaaaaattgagGAAAAAGCGAAAAGTTGGTGATagttatgtacatattaattCTGAAAATGTAAAAGAAACGTCAAAAAATCAGCTTCAGCTTCCGAAAAACATAGTGCAaagatctggaaaaaaaattaacatcagtGCAAGTGAAATATTTCCGAAAACAAATAGTCTGAatgctttaaaaagaaaaatgtgTGCTGTTTCAGCTGAATTCGAAAGTGACCTAGTGCCAGCTAAAAAACAAATGGTTGGAAAATCAGATGAATTTGATTTGagaagtaaaaaaagaaaaaataaatttcagaaaacatttaaaagaaaTGTGACAGCGACCACACACACTAATTCTTCGCAAAAAGTTAAACTAGGACTTTCACAAAAGGATTTGAAGGGAATTGTGAATAAAGCATTTAGTGCAAATTCAAGTATGCATGGTGATTCAGTTAATTGTAATGACCAAGTGtctaaaaaaaagaagcacaagcGGGATTCACGGAAACAGAAGGATTTGAAGGGAATTGTGAATGAAGGATTTAGTGCAAATTTAAGTGTGCATGCTGATTCAGTGAATTATAATGACCATGTGTCTAAAAAAAAGAAGTGCAAGCGGGATTCATGGAATCAGAAGGATTCCAAGGGAATTGTAAATGAAGCATTTAGTGTAGAGTCAAGTTTACAAGAAGATTCATTTGATCCTAACCATGATGTACCTAGTGAAATTAAAGCCAAGAAATATCCACAGAAAAAAAACTCAATAGGAATTGTGAATGAAGCATTTAGTGCTGAATCAAGTTTTCAAAGTGATAATACATTTCAGTATAGCCTTCAAATGCCTAAGCAAGAGAAAGGCAAGAAATATCAACAAAAGCAGAACTCTGGGGGAATTGTGAATGAAGCATTTAGTGCAAACTCAAGTATACGTGATGATTCATTTGATGGCCGAGTGCCCAAGAAAAAGAAACCCACTCGAAATCTAGAGGAACAGAAGAATTCCAAAGGCATTGCAAATGATGTATTCAGTGCTGAATCAAGTTTACAAGATGACACAACTTCTCGCACTCATCAAATCCTCGAACAATCGAAAGCCAAGCGAGACCTTCAGATTGAAAAATCCAAGGGGAAAACGAATGAAGAATTCAGAGAACACCAGCTTTCACAAGAGGAATCGAAACCCGTGAATTGTATTGTAGATAATCCAAAGTCAAAAAAGAGGCTACGTGTGGCTTCACTAAGAGAACGGATGATGGCAAAACTGAAGGCGTCTAGATTCAG gtATCTGAATGAACAGATATATACGTCTGAAAGTACTGAGATTCACAAGTATTTTGCAAATGACAAAAATGCATTTAAAGCATACCATGAAGCCTTCCAGAATCAGGTTACTCAGTGGCCCTTAAATCCTCTCGACAGAATCATCAAtgcattgaaaaaaaa TGATTGCAGACTTGGGTTGTGGCGATGCGCGCCTAGCCCGCTCTCTCTCGAATGTGGTGCACTCCTTCGACGTTGCGGCTCTGTCTGA